In Desulfomonile tiedjei DSM 6799, a genomic segment contains:
- a CDS encoding ribbon-helix-helix protein, CopG family yields MDRAPEKQSFNQTIAIKVDASTADLLANLAAQRGQTVSSFVRGLIDMQLRLTGNGVDRPAIARRRPLRGW; encoded by the coding sequence ATGGACAGAGCACCCGAGAAACAGTCATTCAACCAGACGATTGCAATCAAAGTTGATGCCAGCACGGCCGATTTGCTTGCCAACCTCGCAGCACAGCGCGGTCAAACCGTATCCTCGTTTGTGCGCGGGTTGATCGACATGCAGTTGAGATTGACGGGGAATGGTGTCGACCGTCCCGCGATAGCCCGAAGGCGACCATTGCGTGGTTGGTAG
- a CDS encoding phage tail tape measure protein, with product MANDSNIGISLVIKAIDEGSPVLQKISSFLDKIGLSSTTAGGKASAAGNQIRNAFASIPDHLDKMNKGVESFSNKLASMGASLTALGASITAPMGLAVKTAADFETEMNKLQAFGEIDIKTDAGQKAFQAATDKARELGATTQFTAAEVASGMGELYKAGFKTEEVLASIGPALNLAFTEGRSMKDTAEDLVKVLASFGMSADQAGRATDVLSKTSLATTTSMSGLVEGLKYVASMANNVGMNIEETTAYLGIFAQNGVDASMAGTGLRRILGDLSNPTKDAKAALANLGVEIAKNSDGSVNLTKTFEALNKAGLSTANAFKIFGDQGGNVAITATKNIDAIKKLTVENENAKGSLDKVVSIINKGLGPAWKNFTSALGEVAIALAGPFLESLKSALDQVSAFLRGVSEFSKAHPIITQAITAIVASFGLLATAAGTISLAIAGVSYALGGLGTAIAGSSIASLGSMVTAVVPSWAGLTAAIGSFISVLGTAGTAIAAFASGPIAAIGLAIGAVIGAVAGGYKILSDRAEAARIQAETLKKSQDDLQRAISEGFDPKAAIKRVSGADLQNDPYVDLVAKRKQAVAEFVGIGEQLTQAREKDAQSWLPGKSTEAKTAERNFVLARQNLDLIQAEINSRIDQQAAIEGLVVAHEKLVNAQKQEVKTSEELLQLTKNRSEVELKLIGDSIKNKENTFKLETEQRKVAIEANTKSTLLAEQQINSLVASSSQQRIALAEQEYMATRTAREKGFSEQRTIYQDMLKNGEDVAAAKKGLAELEKTETEFRITDQRKLSEVVLQEAQNQLNAKSDAVKKIKDLEKELQSEQTSTQEALKGISGAYLNEYGKIEVKLFDINEKFKQATKLIPTMPEKALELFKQVKSESAGMVNNIEQFNSKLQNVAINTQDALRRVDQFGLEGANKYFEVARNSRLLAERANQAIAGGNFQSAEQYFNSLISTAETLPSAVKKTGDAEVDKRNLEDAKETARSYITLASNGLTDVINLQKLQAEKTNEQAKKNLEAAQKMIEDLIRAQIKSSENLIAALNANTAALQGNAGAPGQQGQAPNQSGQTGASGDSGPDIFVLPDGTSTRLGSSDYGLGGGGYGSSMSGMSAYAANSPEVARLLAQTDRLLAKSQTESQTMAARMDALKYLESAAKNLDYKERMGYFGTLGPQDMADPEFGLSDMDISQALQRILGRDTFDFDAMRMGIDQKLGSMYERAKSTVDGAKEALDPQTQLNNQIGDMTKQLENVFNNFSDKFESVMDDAGGRFADTTERSIEDAFGRGMQIDVNLSDDDGASLGSVRRII from the coding sequence ATGGCAAACGATAGTAACATCGGTATTTCTCTTGTTATCAAAGCAATTGACGAGGGCTCGCCAGTCTTGCAAAAAATATCCAGTTTTCTCGATAAGATTGGACTGAGTTCTACTACTGCAGGCGGCAAGGCGAGTGCGGCGGGGAATCAGATTAGAAATGCGTTCGCGTCCATTCCCGACCATTTGGACAAGATGAATAAGGGGGTTGAAAGTTTTTCCAACAAGCTGGCCAGTATGGGCGCATCGTTGACCGCTCTTGGCGCATCAATCACGGCGCCTATGGGGTTGGCTGTTAAGACGGCTGCAGACTTTGAGACTGAAATGAATAAACTTCAGGCATTCGGTGAGATCGATATAAAGACGGATGCCGGCCAAAAGGCTTTTCAAGCGGCAACCGACAAAGCTCGCGAACTCGGGGCCACGACTCAATTTACGGCTGCTGAAGTGGCGTCAGGTATGGGAGAGTTGTATAAAGCGGGCTTTAAGACCGAAGAAGTACTCGCATCGATAGGGCCTGCGCTCAATCTCGCCTTTACTGAAGGGCGGTCCATGAAGGACACAGCGGAGGACCTTGTTAAGGTTTTGGCCAGTTTCGGAATGAGTGCGGATCAAGCGGGACGGGCTACAGATGTGTTGTCAAAGACGAGTTTAGCGACAACAACCAGTATGAGCGGCCTTGTTGAAGGTCTCAAGTATGTGGCGTCCATGGCGAACAACGTTGGCATGAACATTGAGGAGACGACAGCGTATCTCGGCATATTTGCTCAAAACGGTGTTGACGCGTCCATGGCGGGAACAGGGCTCCGGCGCATCCTGGGAGACCTATCAAATCCGACCAAAGATGCTAAGGCGGCGCTAGCAAATCTGGGAGTAGAAATCGCGAAGAATTCTGACGGTTCCGTCAACCTTACTAAAACGTTTGAGGCACTGAACAAAGCAGGTTTATCGACAGCAAACGCATTCAAGATATTCGGAGATCAGGGCGGAAACGTAGCGATCACGGCAACGAAGAATATTGATGCAATCAAGAAACTGACCGTTGAGAATGAGAATGCGAAAGGTAGTCTCGATAAGGTTGTCAGTATTATCAACAAAGGGCTTGGGCCAGCTTGGAAAAATTTCACGTCTGCTTTGGGTGAGGTTGCGATTGCTCTGGCCGGTCCGTTTTTGGAATCATTGAAAAGCGCTCTTGATCAGGTGTCTGCATTTCTTCGGGGCGTGAGCGAATTTTCAAAGGCACATCCAATCATTACACAGGCGATTACTGCAATTGTAGCAAGCTTCGGCCTGTTAGCAACGGCTGCAGGAACTATTAGCCTTGCCATTGCGGGTGTGAGCTATGCGTTAGGAGGGCTTGGCACAGCGATTGCAGGAAGCAGCATTGCCTCTCTCGGCTCAATGGTTACGGCTGTTGTTCCATCGTGGGCAGGGCTTACCGCTGCGATTGGTTCGTTTATTTCTGTGCTCGGGACGGCAGGCACAGCCATTGCAGCGTTCGCAAGCGGTCCTATTGCTGCAATCGGTCTAGCGATAGGTGCTGTTATTGGAGCGGTAGCGGGCGGGTACAAAATACTGAGTGACCGGGCAGAGGCCGCAAGAATCCAGGCGGAGACACTGAAAAAGTCGCAAGACGACTTACAACGCGCTATCAGTGAAGGGTTCGACCCGAAAGCTGCTATCAAAAGAGTTTCCGGAGCAGATTTACAGAATGATCCGTATGTCGATCTTGTGGCGAAGCGTAAACAGGCTGTTGCGGAGTTCGTTGGGATCGGCGAGCAGCTGACACAAGCTCGGGAAAAGGATGCGCAATCGTGGTTGCCGGGTAAATCGACAGAGGCCAAAACGGCGGAACGAAATTTCGTCTTGGCACGTCAGAATCTCGACCTTATCCAGGCGGAGATTAACAGTCGGATCGATCAGCAAGCCGCTATTGAAGGTTTGGTGGTCGCTCATGAAAAGCTTGTCAATGCCCAAAAGCAAGAGGTCAAGACTTCTGAAGAGCTGCTACAGCTTACCAAAAACAGATCCGAGGTTGAATTAAAGCTCATTGGTGATTCCATAAAAAACAAAGAGAATACTTTCAAGTTGGAGACGGAACAGCGCAAAGTTGCCATTGAAGCGAACACAAAAAGCACGCTACTAGCGGAGCAACAGATAAACAGCCTTGTCGCGTCCAGTTCACAGCAGCGTATTGCATTGGCGGAACAAGAATATATGGCCACACGCACAGCCCGGGAGAAAGGATTCTCCGAACAACGCACCATATACCAGGATATGCTGAAAAATGGCGAAGACGTTGCCGCTGCGAAAAAAGGACTTGCCGAACTCGAAAAGACGGAAACGGAATTCCGAATCACCGACCAACGCAAATTGTCCGAAGTCGTATTGCAAGAGGCGCAAAACCAGCTCAATGCTAAAAGTGATGCAGTCAAAAAAATCAAAGATCTCGAGAAGGAATTACAGTCCGAGCAGACTAGCACGCAAGAAGCCTTAAAAGGGATTAGCGGAGCTTATCTTAACGAATACGGGAAGATAGAAGTTAAACTTTTTGATATCAATGAGAAATTTAAACAAGCTACCAAATTAATTCCGACCATGCCGGAAAAAGCACTCGAACTTTTCAAACAGGTGAAGAGCGAAAGTGCTGGAATGGTTAATAATATCGAGCAGTTCAATAGTAAGCTGCAGAATGTGGCGATCAATACTCAGGACGCACTCCGTCGCGTGGATCAATTTGGTTTGGAAGGGGCTAACAAATATTTCGAGGTGGCCAGGAATTCCCGCTTGTTGGCAGAGCGGGCAAATCAAGCTATTGCCGGAGGAAATTTTCAATCAGCTGAACAGTATTTTAATTCCCTCATTAGCACAGCAGAGACACTGCCTAGCGCTGTCAAAAAGACGGGGGATGCTGAAGTTGACAAGAGAAATCTTGAGGATGCGAAAGAAACCGCACGATCATATATCACTTTGGCTTCAAACGGCCTAACAGATGTGATCAATCTTCAAAAGCTGCAGGCCGAAAAAACGAATGAGCAAGCAAAAAAGAATCTTGAAGCGGCACAAAAAATGATTGAGGATTTAATTAGAGCGCAAATTAAGAGCTCTGAAAATCTGATAGCAGCATTAAACGCCAATACTGCGGCATTGCAAGGGAACGCAGGCGCCCCTGGACAACAGGGTCAAGCGCCAAACCAATCGGGCCAAACAGGAGCAAGTGGCGACTCAGGACCAGATATATTCGTATTGCCCGACGGCACATCGACGCGTCTTGGTAGTAGTGACTATGGATTGGGGGGCGGCGGATACGGATCATCCATGTCCGGCATGTCAGCTTATGCTGCCAATTCTCCGGAAGTGGCACGCCTACTCGCTCAGACAGACCGATTGCTTGCAAAATCTCAAACCGAGAGTCAGACCATGGCCGCGCGCATGGATGCTTTAAAATACCTGGAATCTGCGGCCAAAAATCTCGACTACAAGGAAAGAATGGGTTATTTCGGGACGTTAGGTCCGCAAGACATGGCAGATCCGGAGTTCGGATTAAGCGATATGGACATCAGCCAAGCGCTACAGAGAATCTTAGGCCGAGACACCTTTGATTTTGACGCTATGCGGATGGGTATCGATCAGAAGCTTGGGAGTATGTATGAGCGCGCCAAGTCAACCGTCGACGGCGCTAAAGAAGCACTTGACCCCCAAACCCAATTGAATAATCAAATCGGTGACATGACCAAACAACTGGAGAACGTTTTCAACAACTTTAGCGACAAATTCGAGTCAGTAATGGACGATGCTGGTGGACGGTTCGCAGACACGACGGAACGTTCAATCGAAGATGCGTTTGGGCGGGGCATGCAAATCGATGTGAATTTGAGTGATGACGACGGCGCATCACTCGGCAGTGTCCGAAGGATTATATAG
- a CDS encoding helix-turn-helix domain-containing protein encodes MIKNYPENHSDSAAIERLLTAVTVASILGISPKTVHKLVREKKLACVQVTSRDRRFTHEQIQEYIRSQSTPVRVDKKDPRPVQSRPKKGGDRKSVGLSRTDLREEIRSWR; translated from the coding sequence ATGATCAAGAATTACCCCGAAAACCACAGTGACTCAGCCGCAATTGAGCGGCTCCTCACCGCGGTGACGGTTGCCTCTATCCTGGGTATTTCCCCGAAGACCGTCCACAAACTCGTCCGCGAAAAGAAGCTCGCCTGCGTTCAGGTCACCTCCCGCGACCGCCGATTCACCCACGAACAGATCCAAGAATATATACGCTCCCAAAGCACCCCAGTACGCGTTGACAAGAAAGACCCCAGGCCGGTACAATCACGTCCCAAGAAAGGGGGTGACAGGAAATCGGTTGGGCTTTCACGGACGGATCTTCGTGAGGAGATACGTTCATGGCGATAA
- a CDS encoding ankyrin repeat domain-containing protein, whose product MQEDQNNRRIINWDIQLFNAVKIKAPAQAEKLLSRRRVSPDCRNEKGGTPLMHASEAGDAAMVGLLLRHGADPNAVDFEGETPLVKAAYGGHLDVVELLMSHGADGNLRNNDDMTPLAIAQEMGHDDVVAFLSEQSADSTSPIKEEIPTDPDDDGPITDGPAGALLPVAAAMAPSPQPSSYVPELDIESIPEMAESPYFKAQQEPEIAVEALKEEAASQSQSDGAEPVPESSGAGEQTESVWSAINSRHAPVLEKTIETRPAIPDSILAANDEKIVFDAWDHKMVRGINEKSVKVLDKAVLETGDHTINTVFKSSYMPVLKPRSQEYKRFRKLWKHPELLIDPRRWREWTGAAAVRRYCLAEGIDISPFSSTHFIEMYSMKDLKLILALAEDASRHNYTVRQLKGAIEQLREHKDDHDPGKEIIRTLDQPVPILEDPDLMALCTDKDRLVDELSKTERKRIRALIKARKPGLDEWKNLMDTLEGILSGLGEG is encoded by the coding sequence ATGCAAGAAGATCAAAACAATAGGCGAATAATCAACTGGGATATCCAACTATTTAATGCAGTGAAGATAAAAGCTCCCGCTCAAGCCGAGAAGCTATTGTCTCGAAGGAGGGTCTCCCCGGATTGCAGAAATGAGAAAGGGGGAACCCCCTTAATGCACGCATCTGAAGCAGGAGATGCCGCCATGGTTGGACTGCTCCTTCGCCATGGTGCAGACCCCAATGCGGTGGATTTCGAGGGCGAAACCCCTCTCGTGAAGGCGGCATACGGCGGGCACCTCGATGTGGTGGAATTGCTGATGTCACACGGAGCCGATGGGAATCTCCGCAACAACGACGACATGACGCCGCTGGCAATCGCGCAGGAGATGGGACACGACGATGTAGTCGCTTTCCTGTCGGAGCAATCGGCCGATTCAACGAGCCCTATCAAAGAAGAGATACCGACGGACCCGGATGATGACGGGCCAATAACAGATGGCCCGGCCGGGGCTTTGCTGCCGGTCGCTGCTGCCATGGCACCATCGCCGCAACCTAGCTCTTACGTCCCAGAATTGGACATCGAGTCAATTCCCGAGATGGCGGAATCTCCGTACTTCAAGGCACAGCAGGAGCCTGAAATCGCAGTGGAGGCTCTGAAAGAGGAGGCGGCGTCGCAGTCACAGAGCGATGGGGCTGAGCCCGTACCGGAATCGTCCGGTGCAGGTGAGCAGACCGAGAGCGTTTGGAGCGCCATTAACAGCCGACATGCCCCTGTGTTGGAGAAGACAATAGAGACCAGGCCAGCTATCCCGGACAGCATTCTCGCTGCAAATGACGAGAAGATCGTGTTCGACGCCTGGGATCACAAGATGGTGCGAGGGATCAATGAAAAGAGCGTAAAGGTCCTGGACAAGGCTGTTCTTGAAACGGGCGACCATACCATTAACACCGTTTTCAAGAGTTCCTACATGCCCGTACTGAAACCAAGGTCACAGGAATACAAGAGGTTTCGTAAGCTTTGGAAGCATCCCGAACTGCTGATCGATCCCCGTCGATGGAGAGAATGGACGGGAGCCGCGGCTGTGAGGCGGTACTGTCTCGCGGAGGGAATAGACATTTCGCCCTTCAGCAGCACCCATTTCATCGAGATGTACTCCATGAAGGATCTGAAGCTAATCCTTGCGTTGGCGGAAGACGCGAGCAGGCACAACTACACGGTTCGGCAACTTAAGGGAGCTATTGAACAGCTCAGAGAGCATAAGGACGATCACGATCCCGGTAAGGAAATCATCAGGACTCTCGATCAGCCCGTTCCAATCCTTGAAGATCCTGATCTCATGGCACTTTGCACCGACAAGGACAGATTAGTCGATGAATTGAGCAAGACGGAGCGCAAGAGGATACGGGCATTGATCAAGGCGCGGAAACCCGGCTTAGACGAGTGGAAAAACCTGATGGATACCCTTGAGGGAATTCTTTCCGGTTTGGGTGAAGGATAA
- a CDS encoding tyrosine-type recombinase/integrase, which translates to MAITRRGKNYYLRIRPFGEEVIGVKTAAKSKTEARQIEAAVVTACRSGDYRSLDPVSREVCVRMFRNQGWELPPDLMGREPVRELSLWESAEIFFKYPEIKDSATRWRYECCMVNLVEKLGRDCPIKSIWVPDLKRYQIDRMNDGAAPATINREISTLSKLFSVLVDLQLMESNPVPLVKRLSEVSGQRQVYIGWIDFHRIADQSPVWFRKLAQTAYYTGMRRGEILFLRRKQIMLSERMIILGPEDTKEGRWKRVPIHVDLVPILEDVLKVTSMGTDAVFLLQDKRGVRQIEVETMKNPWPRACEKLGLEKPWPRFHDLRHTWKTNARRSGMDPEIRESILGHWFREKSVSERYGRISNEELVRAIDGVTFDHGPSEIFVSEGSPRTRVQGVYKTPEKEKRPCGHMAIP; encoded by the coding sequence ATGGCGATAACGAGACGTGGAAAGAATTACTACCTCCGAATTCGGCCTTTTGGCGAGGAAGTCATAGGCGTGAAAACCGCCGCAAAGTCAAAAACGGAGGCAAGACAAATCGAAGCCGCGGTTGTCACGGCCTGTAGATCTGGAGATTATCGTTCACTGGACCCAGTTTCCAGAGAGGTTTGTGTACGGATGTTCAGGAATCAGGGATGGGAGCTTCCACCTGACCTCATGGGCCGGGAACCGGTCCGGGAACTCTCCTTGTGGGAGTCGGCTGAGATTTTCTTCAAGTACCCGGAGATAAAGGATAGCGCCACAAGGTGGCGTTACGAGTGCTGTATGGTGAACCTGGTTGAGAAACTAGGGCGGGACTGTCCGATCAAGTCCATCTGGGTGCCCGATCTGAAGAGATATCAGATCGACCGCATGAACGACGGGGCAGCTCCAGCCACTATCAACAGGGAAATCAGTACGCTGTCGAAATTGTTTTCGGTCTTGGTCGATCTACAGTTGATGGAAAGCAATCCGGTCCCCCTGGTGAAACGCTTGAGTGAGGTTTCCGGCCAGAGGCAAGTCTACATAGGATGGATCGATTTTCACCGAATTGCCGACCAGTCCCCAGTGTGGTTCAGGAAGCTTGCCCAGACCGCATATTACACGGGGATGCGACGCGGGGAGATCCTGTTTCTCAGGAGAAAGCAGATCATGCTATCCGAACGGATGATCATTCTGGGACCAGAGGACACAAAGGAAGGTCGTTGGAAGAGAGTTCCCATCCATGTTGACCTTGTTCCAATTCTTGAGGACGTGCTGAAGGTCACGAGCATGGGGACTGACGCTGTTTTCCTCCTGCAGGATAAGAGGGGGGTGCGGCAGATCGAGGTGGAGACTATGAAGAACCCTTGGCCAAGGGCATGTGAGAAACTTGGGCTGGAAAAGCCCTGGCCTCGATTTCACGATTTACGGCACACATGGAAGACCAATGCGCGACGCTCCGGCATGGACCCGGAAATTCGGGAAAGTATCTTGGGTCATTGGTTCAGGGAGAAGTCCGTGTCCGAACGCTACGGCCGCATCAGCAACGAAGAACTCGTTCGAGCCATAGATGGGGTGACTTTTGATCACGGCCCGTCGGAGATCTTCGTGTCGGAAGGGTCCCCTCGAACGCGTGTACAAGGCGTGTACAAGACCCCTGAAAAAGAAAAAAGGCCATGCGGTCACATGGCCATACCCTAA
- a CDS encoding tetratricopeptide repeat protein translates to MAKTFFAKRIPKGTEITAKTLACVLKRLRKTEKRHGQMSRKTLVASLLLAAMYCVVERYEEAEPLLKRCIATAKNRLPQNADALSWANALLAEAYGAMNPIPEAMMVSSEAKPLSRAIDPSAPDPVFEALWHLAMSFEAKGDTENRQRGVAVALMALCWSITRGLYRTQWGAQALDYLRLHFSSYGIVLDEWNWLVKHAHLTKYDFIGLLSIVLYNADLSPVSAKSWMKREPRVIEVR, encoded by the coding sequence ATGGCAAAGACATTTTTCGCCAAGAGGATCCCGAAAGGAACAGAAATTACAGCAAAAACTTTGGCCTGCGTCCTTAAGCGCTTAAGGAAGACAGAAAAGCGGCATGGTCAGATGAGCCGGAAGACTCTTGTGGCCTCTTTGTTGCTGGCGGCCATGTATTGTGTAGTGGAGCGCTATGAGGAGGCCGAGCCGCTACTGAAGAGGTGCATAGCCACAGCCAAAAATAGGCTGCCACAGAATGCGGACGCGCTTTCTTGGGCAAACGCTTTGCTCGCAGAGGCTTATGGTGCCATGAATCCCATTCCGGAAGCAATGATGGTCAGCAGCGAAGCAAAACCTCTCTCAAGAGCAATCGACCCGTCTGCTCCTGACCCGGTGTTTGAAGCGCTGTGGCATCTGGCCATGTCCTTTGAGGCCAAAGGTGACACTGAGAACCGTCAACGAGGAGTCGCTGTCGCTCTCATGGCCCTTTGCTGGAGCATAACCCGTGGACTGTATAGAACCCAATGGGGTGCACAGGCGCTGGATTACCTCCGTTTGCACTTTTCATCCTATGGAATTGTCCTCGACGAGTGGAACTGGCTTGTAAAGCACGCCCATTTGACCAAGTACGATTTCATCGGCCTGCTGAGCATTGTTCTTTACAACGCGGACCTCTCACCCGTGTCGGCGAAATCATGGATGAAGCGAGAGCCTAGGGTTATTGAAGTGCGCTGA
- a CDS encoding helix-turn-helix domain-containing protein, protein MIADQTARAYSLIPTDTPSRTPSPLHDQFYGIEITEKDRLSFSLLLEKVCDGLGHWYLSIDPEFQKDVLAGSKIFWERKQADADVKVEHAQRTTADHPCHISTLPTIPDTSEALNRSEQSDQTAATIRIRCTNQNWTDSRTDPTPTTQKRPGRTRRKNDSGPLKLRYYREQAGISQKALGELIGCKQNRIFLLENGLLKTRPDISPEDQKILEDTLGAPFDELIQPIRTA, encoded by the coding sequence ATGATAGCAGATCAGACGGCAAGGGCGTATTCTCTCATACCTACTGACACACCATCACGCACACCATCCCCTCTTCACGACCAGTTTTACGGGATAGAGATCACGGAGAAAGACAGGCTCTCATTTTCTCTGCTACTTGAAAAAGTATGCGATGGGCTTGGCCATTGGTATCTGTCTATTGATCCGGAATTCCAGAAAGATGTGCTTGCGGGTAGTAAGATTTTTTGGGAGCGCAAACAGGCGGATGCCGATGTGAAGGTGGAACACGCGCAACGTACGACGGCGGATCATCCCTGTCATATTTCCACACTGCCCACCATACCCGACACATCTGAAGCGCTCAACAGGTCTGAACAGTCCGACCAGACAGCCGCAACTATCAGGATTCGGTGTACGAATCAAAACTGGACGGATTCCAGGACGGACCCCACACCAACGACACAAAAGCGACCGGGACGCACCAGACGGAAAAATGACTCCGGCCCCCTAAAACTTCGCTATTACCGGGAACAGGCAGGAATTTCACAAAAGGCGCTTGGCGAGTTAATTGGATGCAAACAAAACCGGATTTTCTTGCTCGAAAACGGCCTACTGAAGACACGACCAGACATTTCACCAGAAGATCAAAAAATACTTGAAGACACTCTCGGCGCTCCCTTTGACGAATTAATACAGCCGATACGTACAGCGTAA
- a CDS encoding sigma-54 interaction domain-containing protein, with the protein MNEKIKSKTSIPTDSNELENDADLTFRQQRKKWKREMKKFVDELREQAHSDLRAARDAGKLTADVFEDALPRLFLSWDTLDQFDDEGSYIMIRSSPEECLLDMFRSGTCKDWVFVKNREHEYIYANGIMVEDLGLLPSGIVGHTDNDFYDEISVRRLESLDEEVINGNSVSQVHTREVRGQPMTFLDVLLPWRDNEGALQFILGISREVTTYYNELVGVGEFRKREYSSNAMKTVISDCHKASRSDSIVLLQGETGVGKDHLARFIHDHSDRSKGPYLNLNCAALPKDLVESELFGYERGAFTGAIAAKPGRIEQADGGTLLLNEIGELPPEAQAKLLSFLDDKLVVRLGAKRPRSVNVRLMVATNRDLLEEVNEGRFRADLYYRIKQIVIRIPPLRDHLGDFPLLIKRIEQDLRKANPGIRLPYIDQSVLERFRKYSWPGNIRELKNLMRAMADLGEAELDRSLGSENVKSVREGTGPAPECDKDAGPTETEKWTWTTEFSPGRNYTEILEDLERALFEEALKRTGGNKAQAAKLLGTARETVSRKLDRMGIDRDDRSRDIKA; encoded by the coding sequence ATGAATGAAAAGATAAAATCAAAAACCTCAATCCCCACTGACTCAAATGAACTTGAAAACGATGCCGACTTAACCTTTCGCCAACAGCGCAAGAAATGGAAACGAGAGATGAAGAAATTTGTGGATGAATTAAGAGAGCAGGCTCATTCCGATCTTCGTGCGGCACGAGACGCGGGGAAACTTACCGCTGACGTGTTTGAGGACGCTCTTCCCAGATTATTTCTCAGTTGGGATACGCTCGACCAGTTCGATGACGAAGGATCGTACATAATGATACGGTCGAGCCCCGAGGAATGCCTTCTAGACATGTTCCGATCGGGTACCTGTAAGGATTGGGTTTTCGTCAAGAACAGAGAGCACGAGTACATATACGCAAATGGAATCATGGTAGAGGACTTGGGGCTCCTTCCCTCCGGGATCGTAGGGCATACCGACAACGATTTTTATGACGAAATTTCCGTCCGGCGACTCGAATCCCTTGACGAGGAGGTCATCAACGGGAATTCGGTCAGTCAGGTGCATACGCGAGAAGTGCGCGGGCAACCGATGACTTTCTTGGATGTGCTGCTACCATGGCGAGACAACGAAGGTGCTCTCCAGTTTATTCTTGGAATTTCGCGAGAAGTAACAACCTATTACAATGAGCTAGTGGGAGTAGGTGAGTTTCGGAAAAGAGAGTATTCTTCTAATGCAATGAAGACTGTCATAAGTGATTGCCATAAGGCATCGAGATCTGACAGCATTGTTCTTCTGCAGGGAGAAACGGGCGTCGGAAAGGATCATTTGGCACGTTTCATTCACGATCATTCAGACCGCTCCAAAGGTCCTTATTTGAATCTGAACTGTGCCGCACTTCCTAAGGATCTGGTTGAGTCGGAGCTTTTTGGTTACGAAAGAGGCGCTTTTACCGGTGCCATTGCTGCCAAACCGGGTAGAATTGAACAGGCTGACGGTGGCACTCTATTGCTCAACGAAATTGGCGAGTTACCTCCAGAAGCCCAGGCGAAGCTCCTGTCATTCCTGGATGACAAATTGGTTGTCAGGCTCGGGGCCAAGCGCCCCAGGAGCGTAAACGTGCGATTGATGGTGGCCACCAACAGGGATCTTCTGGAAGAGGTCAACGAGGGTAGATTCAGAGCAGATTTGTACTATCGAATCAAGCAAATTGTGATCAGGATTCCACCCTTACGAGATCACCTGGGTGACTTTCCTTTGTTGATAAAGCGAATCGAACAGGATTTGCGTAAGGCGAATCCGGGGATTCGTCTCCCGTATATCGACCAATCGGTGCTCGAACGATTTCGGAAATATAGCTGGCCGGGAAACATCCGCGAGCTTAAGAACCTTATGAGGGCCATGGCGGACCTTGGAGAAGCGGAACTCGACAGAAGCCTAGGTTCCGAAAACGTTAAGTCTGTCCGGGAAGGTACGGGTCCGGCTCCGGAATGCGACAAGGACGCCGGTCCAACTGAAACCGAAAAATGGACTTGGACAACGGAATTCTCCCCAGGCCGCAATTACACCGAGATACTAGAGGACCTTGAGCGCGCTCTTTTCGAGGAAGCCCTGAAGCGAACCGGGGGAAATAAGGCTCAGGCCGCTAAACTACTCGGCACGGCGCGTGAGACGGTTTCGAGGAAACTCGATAGGATGGGAATTGACCGTGACGATCGATCACGAGATATCAAAGCGTGA